One Methylobacterium sp. AMS5 genomic region harbors:
- a CDS encoding IS66 family transposase zinc-finger binding domain-containing protein: MAEAVEAARLRPARRALPEHLPRESVVHPGPCSCPACGGGLRRIGEDVTESLDYVPGRFKVVCHVREAFACRACEQVVQAPAPHHAVPHGRAGPGLLAHIAVAKFDGHLPLYRQAEIYARDGVDLATSTLSG, from the coding sequence GTGGCTGAGGCAGTGGAGGCTGCACGCCTCAGGCCGGCCCGGCGGGCCTTGCCGGAGCACCTGCCGCGCGAGAGCGTGGTCCATCCCGGTCCCTGCAGCTGCCCGGCCTGCGGCGGGGGCTTACGCCGGATCGGCGAGGACGTGACCGAGAGCCTCGACTACGTGCCAGGCCGGTTCAAGGTCGTGTGTCATGTGCGCGAGGCCTTCGCCTGCCGCGCCTGCGAGCAGGTGGTGCAGGCGCCCGCGCCCCACCACGCCGTTCCCCACGGACGGGCTGGTCCCGGACTGCTCGCCCACATCGCGGTGGCGAAGTTCGACGGCCACCTGCCGCTCTACCGCCAGGCCGAGATCTACGCCCGTGACGGCGTGGACCTGGCCACCTCGACGCTCTCGGGCTGA
- a CDS encoding IS110 family transposase, with product MTIAVLGIDLGKNSCSLVGLDAAGRVVLRRRMRREGVIAFGAKLPGCVVAMEACCGAHHMGRALAEQGNTVRLMSPEYVRPYVKAQKNDDRDAEAIAEAATRPTMRFVALKSEAQLDVQTLHRVRDQLVGERTALTNQIRSVLLERGHIVAQGRAKLTACLAALLDTDAGASLTPRVRTLMAEVRERWQELDQRIAALDAEFAEQARINEDARRLTTIPGIGALNATALVAAIGDVASFARGRDLAAWLGLVPRQVTTGGKPRLVGITKRGSKYLRKTLVQGARAALPSLRQRDTHLGQWLRGLLARSHVNTAVVALAAKMARIVWALLRHGRVYEPAAVAA from the coding sequence ATGACGATTGCGGTTCTTGGGATCGACCTGGGCAAGAACAGCTGCAGCCTCGTCGGGCTGGACGCGGCGGGGCGGGTCGTGCTGCGCCGACGCATGCGGCGCGAGGGGGTGATCGCCTTCGGCGCGAAGCTGCCGGGGTGTGTCGTTGCGATGGAGGCCTGCTGCGGCGCCCACCACATGGGCCGCGCCCTGGCCGAGCAGGGCAACACCGTCCGGCTGATGTCGCCGGAGTACGTGCGCCCCTACGTCAAGGCGCAGAAGAACGACGACCGCGACGCCGAGGCCATCGCCGAGGCGGCCACACGCCCGACGATGCGCTTCGTGGCACTCAAGTCCGAGGCGCAGCTCGACGTGCAGACCCTGCACCGGGTCCGCGACCAGCTCGTGGGCGAGCGCACGGCGCTGACCAACCAGATCCGTTCCGTCCTGCTGGAGCGTGGCCACATCGTGGCGCAGGGGCGCGCCAAGCTCACTGCTTGCCTGGCCGCGTTGCTGGACACGGACGCGGGCGCGTCGCTCACACCGCGCGTGCGCACCCTCATGGCCGAGGTGCGCGAACGCTGGCAGGAGCTCGACCAGCGCATCGCCGCGCTCGACGCCGAGTTCGCTGAGCAGGCCCGCATCAACGAGGACGCTCGTCGGCTGACCACGATCCCGGGCATCGGCGCACTTAACGCGACCGCGCTGGTGGCGGCCATCGGCGACGTGGCCAGCTTCGCCCGCGGGCGCGATCTAGCGGCTTGGCTTGGTCTCGTACCGCGGCAGGTGACGACCGGCGGGAAGCCTCGGCTCGTCGGCATCACCAAGCGCGGCAGCAAGTACCTGCGCAAGACGCTGGTCCAGGGTGCCCGCGCCGCGCTGCCCTCGCTGCGCCAGAGGGACACCCATCTCGGGCAGTGGCTGCGCGGGCTGCTGGCGCGGTCGCACGTCAACACGGCGGTGGTCGCCCTGGCGGCCAAGATGGCGCGCATCGTCTGGGCGCTGCTGCGCCACGGGCGGGTCTACGAGCCGGCGGCCGTGGCCGCCTGA